From Pelotomaculum schinkii, the proteins below share one genomic window:
- a CDS encoding GNAT family N-acetyltransferase → MGHYEVLGLQDRQQWLEELENVKEVCPDLYYRPEYHGLFKDWGEARAFVYREGNDMVIYPFLFRKIDLIPGLKGKLKQQLYDITSPYGYGGPLASHMAGEKVLDNFYRCFAAYCERNNVITEFIRFHPLLGNHRLLEKQVEIERVSSVICVDLGKSEEEIWLGYGRNNRKNIKKAYQAGLKVIMEDTPAHFTDFISIYHHTLARNGAGQFYFFNGELYDHIHQELKGNFIYAHTIKDNQVVSTELLLYNNFYMHSFLGGTLEQYYQYRPNNILKHEVIKWAKTRGIKYFLLGGGYREGDGIYRFKRSFAPDGHLDFYIGKKVHNHEAVRMLEKMMESKIPREGEGYFPVYRRY, encoded by the coding sequence ATGGGACATTATGAAGTGCTGGGTTTGCAGGACCGGCAGCAGTGGCTGGAGGAGTTGGAAAACGTAAAAGAGGTATGTCCGGATCTGTACTACCGGCCTGAATACCACGGGCTGTTTAAAGATTGGGGAGAAGCGAGGGCCTTTGTTTACCGGGAAGGAAACGACATGGTTATCTACCCTTTTTTGTTCAGGAAGATCGATCTGATCCCCGGACTGAAGGGTAAGCTCAAGCAGCAGCTTTATGATATTACCAGTCCGTATGGTTACGGGGGGCCGCTGGCAAGTCATATGGCCGGCGAAAAAGTACTGGATAACTTTTACCGGTGTTTTGCCGCCTACTGTGAAAGAAACAACGTGATTACGGAGTTCATACGGTTTCACCCTTTACTGGGCAACCACCGCCTGCTGGAGAAACAGGTTGAGATCGAAAGAGTATCGTCTGTAATCTGTGTTGACCTCGGAAAATCAGAAGAAGAGATATGGCTGGGATATGGACGAAACAACCGTAAAAACATAAAAAAGGCTTATCAGGCAGGTCTGAAGGTAATCATGGAAGATACCCCGGCCCATTTTACTGATTTTATTTCCATTTATCACCACACCCTGGCAAGGAACGGGGCCGGTCAGTTTTACTTCTTCAACGGTGAACTTTATGACCATATTCATCAAGAGTTGAAAGGTAATTTTATATATGCTCATACCATAAAGGACAATCAGGTAGTATCAACTGAGCTGCTGCTGTACAATAACTTCTACATGCATTCCTTTCTTGGAGGGACTCTGGAACAATATTATCAGTACCGTCCCAACAATATTTTAAAACATGAAGTGATCAAGTGGGCAAAAACGAGAGGAATCAAATATTTTTTACTTGGCGGTGGTTACCGGGAGGGAGACGGTATTTACCGGTTTAAGCGTTCCTTTGCTCCGGACGGACACCTGGATTTTTATATTGGGAAAAAGGTGCATAACCACGAAGCCGTCAGAATGCTTGAAAAGATGATGGAGTCAAAAATCCCCCGAGAAGGTGAAGGTTATTTCCCCGTTTACCGGAGGTACTAA
- a CDS encoding NAD-dependent epimerase/dehydratase family protein has translation MRLKGRHVLVTGGAGFLGSHLCEKLLLEGARVRVLDKLTTGREDNLHPLKKQVELVNSDIACEDSVMSATRDIDTIVHLAFPMVLRLRSIETAVVTEALAGFMNLIKAALERNVLLIYISSIAVYGNQKYVPIDENHPLEPVQVHGAVKLAEEFLCRTLALSDGLAAVILRPSDIYGPRNTRISVPIKFLLQAIRNEPITVYGDGSDSRTYTYVSDFSEAVVLSMILPEAIGGIFNVGGDECVSMRQLACEVKKVTGSSSPVIHQDSPAAGRKLIVDSLKAKKILGFQPATNITDGLAETYRWLKENQRYFQLLSY, from the coding sequence ATGAGACTAAAAGGACGTCATGTCTTGGTTACAGGTGGGGCCGGTTTTCTTGGCTCTCATCTTTGTGAAAAGCTGCTGTTGGAAGGCGCCCGGGTAAGGGTTCTGGACAAATTAACCACCGGCAGGGAAGATAATCTACACCCGCTTAAAAAACAAGTCGAACTGGTAAACAGCGACATAGCTTGTGAAGACTCGGTTATGAGCGCAACCAGGGATATTGATACAATTGTTCATCTGGCGTTTCCCATGGTTTTGCGCCTTCGCTCAATTGAAACAGCAGTCGTAACCGAAGCTTTAGCCGGCTTTATGAATTTAATAAAGGCCGCGCTGGAACGTAACGTGCTGCTTATTTATATCTCTTCTATCGCAGTATACGGTAACCAAAAATACGTTCCCATAGATGAAAACCACCCGCTGGAACCTGTACAGGTACACGGCGCAGTTAAACTTGCTGAAGAATTCTTGTGCCGGACACTTGCCTTAAGTGACGGTCTTGCGGCTGTAATACTGAGACCTTCAGATATTTATGGGCCAAGAAATACCAGGATCAGCGTGCCGATTAAGTTTTTGCTCCAGGCTATCCGGAATGAACCAATTACTGTTTACGGAGACGGCTCAGACAGCCGGACTTATACGTATGTCTCAGATTTTTCTGAAGCGGTAGTTTTAAGTATGATCCTGCCTGAAGCTATCGGCGGGATTTTTAATGTCGGAGGCGATGAATGTGTTTCCATGCGCCAACTGGCCTGTGAGGTTAAGAAAGTAACTGGAAGCAGCAGTCCCGTTATTCATCAGGACAGCCCTGCAGCAGGCCGCAAACTTATCGTCGATAGCTTGAAAGCGAAAAAGATACTGGGCTTCCAACCTGCTACTAATATTACTGATGGGTTAGCCGAAACCTACCGGTGGCTTAAAGAAAACCAAAGGTATTTCCAACTTTTATCTTACTGA
- a CDS encoding SDR family oxidoreductase, with amino-acid sequence MGTILVTGGGGFIGSNLTVALVKLGHKVKVLDNFSTGSIDNLQPVLKEIELYKGDLRCLDDVRRAVAGAEVVFHQGALPSVPRSIADPLTTNAVNIEGTLNVLLASRDAGVRRVVYASSSSVYGSNEVLPKVENMSLCPMSPYAATKLAGEVYGKIFYELYSLETVGLRYFNVFGPRQNPKSEYAAAIPRFIKALLNKASPVIYGDGNQSRDFTFIDNVVQANLLSMQTCAAAGEVFNIACGKRITLNGLLEILMDITGTRVDVVYTAARPGDVKHSLAGVEKAAGVLGYCPKTDIKEGLRLTVEWFTKESGL; translated from the coding sequence ATGGGTACCATTTTGGTTACCGGCGGGGGAGGTTTTATTGGTTCCAATTTGACCGTTGCCCTGGTGAAGTTAGGCCATAAGGTTAAGGTGCTGGACAATTTTTCTACCGGGAGCATTGATAATTTACAGCCGGTATTAAAGGAAATTGAGTTATATAAAGGAGATCTGCGCTGTCTGGATGATGTCCGGCGGGCCGTTGCAGGCGCAGAGGTTGTTTTTCATCAGGGCGCCTTGCCGTCGGTGCCCAGGTCAATCGCCGACCCCCTGACTACCAATGCGGTAAATATTGAGGGAACCTTGAACGTTTTATTGGCTTCACGGGATGCCGGGGTCAGGAGAGTGGTATATGCGTCCTCTTCTTCCGTGTACGGCAGCAATGAGGTTCTTCCGAAGGTGGAAAATATGTCTTTGTGTCCGATGTCACCTTATGCGGCAACCAAGCTGGCCGGGGAGGTTTACGGAAAAATCTTTTATGAGCTGTACAGTCTGGAAACCGTCGGGCTGAGATATTTTAATGTTTTCGGGCCGCGGCAAAATCCAAAGTCAGAGTATGCCGCGGCTATTCCCCGTTTCATCAAGGCTTTACTTAATAAAGCATCGCCGGTGATATACGGCGATGGAAATCAATCCAGGGATTTTACGTTCATTGACAACGTTGTTCAGGCGAATCTTTTGTCCATGCAGACTTGCGCAGCAGCCGGGGAAGTGTTTAATATTGCCTGCGGCAAGAGAATCACTTTAAATGGATTATTAGAAATCTTAATGGACATTACCGGTACCCGGGTGGACGTTGTCTATACAGCTGCCCGTCCGGGCGACGTAAAGCACTCGCTGGCCGGCGTGGAAAAGGCGGCCGGCGTGCTCGGCTACTGTCCCAAAACTGACATTAAAGAGGGCCTAAGGCTGACGGTCGAATGGTTCACTAAGGAAAGCGGTTTATAA
- a CDS encoding sugar transferase, whose amino-acid sequence MFEKRIYWIVKRVFDIFLTILLLLILSPLLLAVALAIKLSSPGEIFFKQQRLGLHGKVFWMYKFRSMVSNAVNIGSGMFVEKDDPRITRIGRILRKTDIDELPQLFNVLRGDMSLIGPRPAPLHHLKKYDKRQKKRLSVKPGITGWAQVNGRLALYWPERIELDLWYVENNSLWTDIRILMKTITVVLYRRGETAREDRKDVDPFMKL is encoded by the coding sequence ATGTTTGAAAAAAGAATATATTGGATTGTTAAAAGAGTGTTTGATATTTTCTTGACAATATTGCTCCTTTTGATTCTAAGTCCGCTGTTATTGGCAGTGGCTTTAGCAATAAAATTATCATCACCGGGTGAAATCTTCTTCAAACAGCAGCGTCTGGGTTTACATGGGAAGGTTTTTTGGATGTATAAATTCAGGAGTATGGTTTCTAATGCTGTGAATATTGGTTCGGGGATGTTTGTGGAGAAGGATGACCCCCGCATAACCCGTATTGGTAGAATCCTCAGAAAAACTGACATTGACGAACTGCCGCAATTATTCAACGTGCTTCGTGGAGATATGAGTCTGATAGGTCCCCGGCCAGCCCCTTTGCACCATCTTAAAAAATACGATAAAAGGCAAAAAAAGAGGTTAAGCGTAAAGCCGGGCATTACCGGATGGGCACAGGTTAATGGACGTCTGGCTCTTTACTGGCCCGAAAGGATTGAGTTGGATCTCTGGTACGTTGAAAATAATTCGCTTTGGACGGACATAAGAATATTAATGAAGACAATTACCGTAGTCCTTTACCGCCGTGGGGAAACGGCCAGGGAAGATCGTAAAGATGTAGACCCCTTTATGAAATTATAG
- a CDS encoding YdcF family protein produces the protein MIPISQRGWWIIVSLGFLLVIAGIVAFPPWSLMARLLDVNDRPEKVDVLITLGGDSERELYAAELYRLGFAHKIIMSGCGSSARQMAKKAIQAGVRTEDIILEEKAESTYENAIFSRNIIIQKQYQSAIVVTSPYHMRRAKLVFDRVFKKTGVKLLYCSTNDSGFNVDGRCISENDRRLVRKEYVKLLYYWLRYW, from the coding sequence GTGATACCGATTAGCCAAAGGGGTTGGTGGATCATCGTGAGTCTGGGCTTTCTTCTCGTTATAGCTGGTATCGTTGCTTTTCCTCCCTGGTCGCTTATGGCGAGGCTGCTGGACGTTAACGACCGGCCAGAAAAAGTTGATGTTTTGATAACACTCGGAGGAGATTCGGAAAGAGAGCTTTATGCGGCAGAGCTTTACCGGCTTGGCTTTGCTCATAAGATCATAATGTCCGGCTGCGGCTCGTCGGCCCGGCAGATGGCAAAGAAAGCCATCCAAGCCGGCGTCCGGACGGAGGATATTATTTTAGAAGAAAAAGCTGAAAGCACGTACGAAAATGCAATTTTTTCAAGAAACATTATTATCCAAAAACAATATCAATCCGCTATCGTGGTCACCTCGCCCTACCATATGAGGCGTGCCAAGCTGGTATTTGACAGGGTGTTCAAAAAAACAGGCGTGAAATTGCTTTATTGCTCAACCAATGACTCGGGATTTAACGTGGACGGCAGGTGTATTAGCGAAAACGACAGGCGGTTGGTACGAAAAGAGTACGTTAAATTGCTCTATTACTGGCTGAGGTATTGGTAG
- a CDS encoding CpsD/CapB family tyrosine-protein kinase — MNSYELVAYSRPQSFITESFRTLRTNLQFLGVGDTLKTILIAGSGFGEGASFITANLGIVLAQAGQRVIIVDCDLRKPRQHLIFNLDNQLGLTSVLSGFKDLDQVIKDVPIAGVRILTAGLLPTNPAELLGSQEMSRLVAALKEKADVILLDGSPLTVFADAAVLSKSVDGVLIVVRSRVASQNSVTNTRELLTNAKASILGVALNCARMDALKDDYHAYYANAAAVPRQKKKKTEKPRKTEGKKQAK, encoded by the coding sequence TTGAATAGCTACGAACTGGTTGCTTACAGCCGGCCCCAATCTTTTATAACGGAATCTTTTCGAACTTTGCGGACGAACCTGCAGTTTTTAGGGGTTGGTGATACGTTAAAGACCATCCTTATAGCCGGCAGCGGATTTGGTGAAGGAGCGTCTTTTATAACTGCAAACCTTGGAATTGTTTTGGCGCAAGCGGGTCAGCGGGTGATTATCGTAGACTGTGACCTGCGCAAACCGCGGCAGCATTTGATATTCAACCTGGATAACCAGTTAGGTTTAACCAGTGTTTTATCTGGATTTAAAGATCTTGATCAGGTCATAAAGGATGTTCCTATAGCCGGGGTCAGGATACTAACGGCTGGTTTGCTGCCTACCAACCCCGCGGAATTATTGGGCAGCCAGGAAATGAGCCGGCTTGTGGCAGCCCTGAAAGAAAAGGCTGATGTGATCTTGCTGGACGGTTCCCCGTTAACGGTGTTTGCCGACGCAGCAGTTTTGTCCAAATCCGTGGACGGTGTTCTTATAGTGGTAAGATCCAGGGTTGCATCGCAAAATTCGGTGACAAACACCAGGGAACTCTTAACCAACGCTAAAGCAAGTATTCTGGGTGTGGCTTTAAACTGCGCCAGAATGGATGCGCTTAAAGATGATTATCATGCTTATTATGCTAATGCGGCCGCAGTTCCTCGACAGAAAAAGAAAAAAACCGAAAAACCCCGTAAGACAGAAGGGAAAAAGCAAGCTAAGTAA
- a CDS encoding YveK family protein produces MRLKEFGRILGELKLVLVLIPVIAMFTSAIVNLFVLMPVYKSTTNLIVLRDEMNPASEININTLSLNQRLVKTYSELAKSRTVAEEVIKNNNLDITPEEFSKRIQVELAGDTEVLKITASDSSPTVAALMANGVAQTLTSKVYKVLNVKNIQVLDPALPPVSPVSPNVILNIILAGIFGLVLTVAIVFAREYLDDTIRDADEIENNIKLPVIGLIPVAVYETGGEGRAKIE; encoded by the coding sequence ATGAGACTTAAGGAGTTCGGAAGAATTCTGGGCGAACTTAAACTGGTGCTGGTTTTAATACCGGTTATAGCTATGTTTACAAGTGCGATAGTTAACTTATTCGTATTGATGCCAGTCTATAAATCAACTACAAATCTTATTGTGTTAAGAGACGAAATGAACCCTGCTTCTGAAATAAATATTAATACCCTGTCATTAAATCAAAGGCTTGTTAAAACCTACAGTGAGTTGGCCAAAAGCCGGACAGTCGCAGAAGAAGTTATTAAGAACAACAATTTAGATATTACCCCGGAGGAATTTAGCAAAAGAATTCAGGTGGAACTGGCCGGTGATACCGAGGTGTTGAAAATTACGGCAAGCGACTCCAGTCCGACGGTTGCCGCTTTAATGGCTAACGGAGTGGCCCAGACGCTTACCAGCAAGGTTTACAAAGTCCTGAACGTGAAAAATATTCAAGTACTTGACCCGGCCTTACCGCCTGTTTCGCCGGTTAGCCCCAACGTGATTCTAAATATTATACTAGCCGGTATTTTTGGTCTGGTTCTAACAGTGGCAATTGTATTTGCCAGGGAATACCTGGATGACACCATCAGGGACGCCGACGAAATTGAGAACAATATAAAGCTCCCAGTAATTGGCTTAATACCTGTGGCTGTTTATGAAACCGGTGGAGAAGGGAGAGCAAAGATTGAATAG
- a CDS encoding SH3 domain-containing protein — MWSWMLVASAVLTAIFIVITLAQLEAGARVKFKKSLALSCCVLAILAGLIIIKPKTDIKQVDYIPNIQPVQENTSKPEDTLKKETVTNSASSVESPLGAEQPQEKIIETQPVQEQGAQDKVVVEGVDPVLEEIMAAKRQAEEKQKLINAGVAAEELKSEESEIEEEQQKENPDQDGQTGQQPGESNQTENLQAVKARVQASSLNVRAKESLEGPIIGTLNSGDIVEIIGQSETSEWLNIKFDSGQTGWVMKKYLLPLQ; from the coding sequence ATGTGGTCATGGATGCTCGTTGCAAGCGCCGTTTTGACTGCTATTTTTATTGTCATAACATTGGCTCAATTAGAAGCGGGGGCAAGGGTAAAGTTTAAGAAATCGCTGGCGTTGTCCTGTTGTGTTCTGGCCATACTGGCGGGTTTAATCATAATAAAACCCAAGACGGATATTAAACAAGTTGATTATATACCTAATATTCAACCTGTCCAGGAAAACACAAGTAAACCGGAGGATACGCTGAAAAAAGAAACCGTTACCAATTCTGCAAGCTCTGTGGAAAGCCCTCTTGGCGCTGAGCAACCGCAGGAAAAAATTATAGAGACCCAGCCGGTTCAGGAACAGGGCGCACAGGATAAAGTTGTAGTTGAAGGCGTGGATCCTGTGCTTGAAGAGATTATGGCCGCAAAGCGTCAGGCCGAAGAAAAACAGAAATTGATAAACGCGGGGGTGGCTGCGGAAGAACTAAAATCGGAAGAATCAGAAATTGAGGAAGAACAGCAAAAAGAAAATCCCGATCAGGATGGGCAGACCGGTCAACAGCCCGGAGAGAGCAATCAAACAGAAAACCTGCAGGCGGTGAAAGCCAGGGTTCAGGCGTCGAGCCTTAACGTCAGAGCTAAAGAGAGCCTGGAGGGTCCGATTATAGGTACTCTCAATTCCGGTGATATCGTAGAAATTATTGGTCAATCCGAGACAAGTGAATGGCTTAATATAAAATTTGATTCCGGGCAGACAGGATGGGTTATGAAAAAATATTTGCTGCCTTTACAGTAA
- a CDS encoding YveK family protein: MIEILKKRLSLLMIIPIASIFTAAIISLLMAPVYLATTTIMVVNTTGEENPVSDYNFLNLNRQLVKTYGELATEQVILQEVTTQLNGITAIELADKITVTPVKDLELLRISVRDENPEIASFIANKIVDVLRKKTTQLYEKDNIKVVSYADIPVKPDQPDFLVNIAGAFLAGLIVAIIISFCLEEKLLKADQG, translated from the coding sequence TTGATCGAAATTCTAAAAAAAAGGCTGTCTCTTTTAATGATTATCCCAATAGCATCTATATTTACCGCGGCTATCATCAGTTTATTAATGGCGCCGGTTTACCTCGCGACTACTACCATCATGGTAGTAAACACGACCGGTGAAGAAAATCCTGTTTCAGATTATAATTTCTTAAATTTAAACCGTCAGCTTGTTAAAACATACGGGGAATTGGCGACAGAACAGGTTATTTTACAGGAAGTAACCACGCAGCTTAACGGCATAACAGCCATTGAACTGGCAGATAAAATCACCGTTACTCCCGTCAAGGATTTAGAGCTGTTAAGAATCTCTGTCAGAGACGAAAATCCGGAAATAGCCTCCTTTATCGCCAATAAAATAGTTGATGTTTTAAGGAAGAAAACCACGCAGCTGTATGAAAAAGATAACATAAAAGTGGTCAGCTATGCGGATATCCCGGTAAAACCTGATCAACCCGACTTTCTGGTGAATATTGCCGGAGCTTTTTTGGCGGGATTGATTGTCGCCATCATCATTTCGTTCTGCTTGGAAGAGAAATTGTTAAAAGCAGATCAGGGTTGA
- a CDS encoding S-layer homology domain-containing protein, with translation MKKYLLVLLFTLACFCPGQNVFAQTFNDIQDHWAKGYISQLSDANVIRGYPDGTFKPEGNITRAEFTKALVLSRGLPLKPTVNPTFTNVGAYHWCYPYVESAIAAGIIVPDEYVQTAFIPDEPITRVEAAIFLSRSLGLAEGSGFTGFDDGNQIPVEFRGYIRAVKERGLIAGYPDGTFRPWNPISRAEASTILVRYMYEQGKGKGLVTISYDHQFSSVFENAFPLHKAYGYPGVNYVCTSSVGSEGAMTVKQLKEMEDAGWETASHSANHLHFKDLDEKGIRDQLERSKQWLKQYSLTGENFAYPFRFAAAPNPLVREYYNSGATSYDKQINVKPFNSYKLSRYYLQKPGEEEIKEVLDKTVAEGGWTIFYTHNVYKGNQTPDDKSINQDTLQFLFDEIAKRNMQVVTVKQGLQLMSR, from the coding sequence ATGAAAAAATATTTATTGGTTCTGTTGTTTACCCTGGCATGTTTTTGTCCCGGGCAGAATGTCTTTGCCCAGACCTTTAATGATATTCAGGACCACTGGGCGAAAGGCTATATCAGCCAACTATCTGATGCCAATGTTATCAGAGGCTATCCAGACGGCACTTTCAAACCGGAAGGCAATATTACCAGGGCTGAATTCACCAAAGCGCTGGTGCTAAGCCGCGGCCTTCCTTTAAAACCTACGGTAAATCCCACATTCACAAATGTCGGAGCTTATCATTGGTGTTACCCCTACGTTGAATCGGCTATAGCTGCCGGAATTATTGTCCCCGATGAATATGTGCAAACAGCCTTTATTCCTGACGAACCAATAACCAGGGTGGAAGCCGCTATATTTCTGTCCCGGTCACTTGGCCTGGCAGAGGGATCCGGCTTTACCGGATTTGACGACGGTAACCAAATTCCTGTTGAGTTCAGGGGATATATCAGAGCGGTTAAAGAGCGCGGCTTGATTGCCGGTTATCCCGACGGGACTTTCAGGCCGTGGAATCCTATCTCAAGGGCAGAAGCCAGTACTATTCTAGTACGTTACATGTATGAGCAGGGCAAGGGCAAAGGGTTGGTCACCATCAGCTATGACCATCAGTTTTCATCAGTATTTGAAAACGCCTTTCCTCTCCACAAGGCTTACGGTTATCCGGGAGTAAACTACGTCTGTACTTCGTCTGTGGGCTCAGAGGGGGCCATGACGGTAAAGCAATTAAAAGAAATGGAAGACGCAGGCTGGGAAACAGCTTCACACAGCGCCAATCATCTGCACTTTAAAGATTTGGACGAAAAAGGTATACGCGATCAGCTGGAGAGATCAAAACAGTGGTTGAAGCAGTACAGCCTGACAGGGGAAAACTTTGCTTATCCTTTCAGGTTTGCTGCCGCCCCTAACCCGCTGGTGCGGGAGTATTACAACTCCGGCGCGACCTCCTATGACAAGCAGATTAATGTAAAACCTTTTAATTCATATAAGCTAAGCAGGTATTACTTGCAAAAGCCGGGTGAGGAAGAAATTAAAGAGGTTCTGGACAAAACCGTGGCAGAGGGAGGTTGGACCATTTTCTATACACACAATGTTTACAAAGGCAACCAGACTCCAGATGATAAAAGCATCAATCAAGATACATTGCAATTCCTGTTTGACGAAATAGCAAAGAGGAACATGCAGGTAGTCACAGTGAAACAAGGCCTGCAACTGATGAGCCGGTAA
- a CDS encoding right-handed parallel beta-helix repeat-containing protein, translating into MIAIYFAVGILLVLAWLYIYLKYFSKTEGKKYFIDLSKKNSKEYEAYFVAPFGDDNNSGSLTSPWGTITYAVSQLGPGEKLLLRGGVYKEYVSINKSGSVDNPIEIAVFQDEEAILDGAGLVWKYGLNFQFGVSYVTLTGLKIKNTKEHGVTLWGENRYIQLRNLEIQGCGTGLHIISATDLLVKDCNLHNNNGPGLVVSPGPVNKARIVHTRSSFNESPELPDGFKLDSGEDILFEKCFAEYNAGNGFGCITSSMVISSCVVRHNGRYGIRCVGEDNKLVNCIVDSNGMAGIALLGGGSYELYNNLAINCGSLGDYGLIAGTEADTSIARVALINNIFAYNYGGVHFGCSAVLERENHNIFWSRIDSEISVNNRRYSREDINERVWFQETGRGERSFSRDPLFVDYMSNDFRLAKNSPAIDRGAKDGSPGTDINGGIRPQGWGIDIGPYESAEGTLIPPTADIIFCPSCSSDDSESQTFKVKWAGSIFIEKGNVTKFHIQYKEGEGGAWQNWLLETSEYEGEFSGSAGRTYYLRVRAKDDLGNWGNWSDSKCAVVPIDDQNPLIKYEGSWSSVSSEHSFLNTLHYSDVPGASASILITGKEFSWISTTGPDRGIAVVYLDDIAQAKIDLYDKEYEYRQRVFTVALDGKSHLVRIEVDGKKNSLASGCRVDIDGIYIKS; encoded by the coding sequence ATGATTGCAATCTATTTTGCAGTTGGGATATTGCTTGTCCTGGCCTGGTTATATATTTATTTAAAATATTTCAGCAAGACAGAGGGTAAAAAGTATTTTATAGATTTATCAAAAAAAAATTCCAAAGAATATGAAGCATATTTTGTAGCTCCTTTTGGCGACGATAATAACAGTGGTTCTTTAACAAGTCCCTGGGGGACCATAACCTACGCTGTCAGCCAATTGGGACCAGGGGAAAAGCTCTTGCTCCGGGGAGGCGTTTATAAAGAATATGTTTCAATAAATAAATCAGGCTCCGTTGATAATCCTATTGAAATAGCTGTGTTTCAGGATGAGGAGGCGATATTGGACGGCGCGGGGCTCGTCTGGAAATACGGCCTTAACTTCCAGTTTGGCGTTTCTTATGTAACTTTAACAGGGTTGAAAATAAAAAATACTAAAGAACACGGGGTTACTCTGTGGGGAGAGAACAGGTACATCCAATTAAGAAATTTGGAAATTCAAGGTTGTGGTACCGGTCTTCATATTATATCAGCCACAGATCTGTTGGTTAAAGACTGCAACTTGCATAATAACAACGGGCCTGGTCTTGTTGTGTCTCCCGGGCCGGTAAATAAAGCCCGGATTGTACATACAAGATCCTCCTTTAATGAAAGCCCGGAATTACCTGACGGCTTTAAACTGGACAGCGGTGAGGATATTTTATTTGAAAAGTGTTTTGCAGAGTATAATGCCGGAAACGGTTTTGGGTGCATTACTTCAAGTATGGTCATTTCCTCCTGCGTGGTCAGACACAATGGACGTTATGGCATCAGGTGCGTTGGAGAAGACAATAAACTGGTCAACTGTATTGTTGATAGCAATGGAATGGCAGGTATTGCCTTGCTGGGTGGAGGATCTTATGAATTATACAACAACCTGGCGATCAATTGTGGTTCTCTTGGTGATTATGGATTGATTGCGGGTACTGAGGCCGATACTTCAATTGCCAGAGTAGCGTTAATTAATAATATTTTTGCTTATAACTACGGCGGGGTCCATTTTGGTTGTTCTGCTGTTTTGGAGAGAGAAAATCATAATATTTTTTGGAGCCGTATAGATTCAGAAATATCTGTTAACAACCGGAGGTATTCCCGTGAGGACATAAATGAACGGGTTTGGTTTCAAGAGACCGGCCGGGGAGAGCGCAGCTTTAGCCGTGACCCTCTTTTTGTTGATTACATGTCCAACGATTTCAGGCTGGCCAAAAACAGCCCCGCCATCGACCGGGGCGCTAAAGATGGGTCTCCAGGCACAGACATAAACGGCGGTATTCGCCCGCAGGGATGGGGTATTGATATTGGGCCCTACGAATCCGCAGAAGGAACACTTATCCCGCCCACAGCCGATATCATTTTCTGTCCCAGTTGTTCCAGTGATGATTCGGAGTCACAAACGTTCAAAGTCAAATGGGCAGGTTCTATTTTTATTGAAAAAGGCAATGTAACAAAATTCCACATTCAGTATAAAGAGGGAGAGGGAGGAGCCTGGCAAAACTGGCTATTGGAAACTTCAGAATATGAAGGAGAATTTTCAGGGAGCGCCGGTCGTACCTATTACCTGAGGGTCAGGGCTAAAGATGACCTTGGTAATTGGGGAAACTGGTCAGATAGTAAATGTGCCGTGGTTCCAATCGATGACCAGAATCCATTAATAAAATATGAAGGCTCATGGAGTTCAGTAAGTTCAGAGCATTCATTCCTAAATACCCTGCATTATTCCGATGTTCCAGGAGCATCCGCGTCTATACTCATAACGGGCAAGGAGTTCTCCTGGATATCTACCACAGGGCCGGACCGTGGGATTGCTGTGGTTTATCTTGATGATATCGCGCAGGCCAAGATTGATCTTTATGATAAAGAGTACGAATACAGACAAAGGGTTTTCACAGTTGCTCTTGATGGCAAATCACATTTAGTGAGAATCGAGGTAGATGGTAAAAAGAATTCTCTGGCAAGTGGATGCCGGGTGGATATTGATGGTATTTATATAAAGTCATAA